Below is a genomic region from Cottoperca gobio chromosome 24, fCotGob3.1, whole genome shotgun sequence.
GGAGCaaaatgatgaagatgaagatgaagatgaggtGAACTATGAAAACGTTGGAGACACTTCTACCTCTGTGTGACTCCACTGATCAACATCATCAACTCACCACAGAGTCTACTGCTGTTAAACATCCTCTCATCACATGTATCATCAGAAAACAGTGTAATCATAagatcattttaacatttctgaAGACTGAACATGTGAGTCAGTTCAGAACTTTAACTTCTTAACTTCATCCAACAGGAAACATAACTCTTTATATTCATTAGTGGTTTTTAATTAGGCTCTCACATTCTCATACATGTTTATACTACTGCCTGTACTGAAGATATCTGATCTATAGTCTACTCACATTATTCATATCATACCTCcagctgtgtgttctgtatatGATGTCTTATTATTAGCATTACTTGTACTcacacctacagtacatgttgtATACTTATACCTGCACTGCCTGCTGTAACTGCTGCACATGTTCCTGCTGTATATATCTGATCTAtagtctacacacagtttcatacctccagctgtgtgttctgtatatGATGTCTTATTATTAGCATTACTTGTACTcacacctacagtacatgttgtacactTATACCTGCACTGCCTGCTGTAACTGCTGCACATGTTCATATTGTATGTATCTaagcatttacataaatactacttattctttattctatatattattatattatataatgctATATGTACATTACTCTGCACTGTTCTTCTTGCACTGAGCTGCATTTAGTTGTCTCAGTACGTGTACTCAatatgcaacaacaacaaagttgAATCTAATTCTGTATATAAATTGGCTTCCTGTTGCAAAATGAAGTTGTGAGTTTAAGATGTTCTGCTTCTTTTAGAAGCTGCAGCAGATTTACCTTATTGTTGTTACTCAGTGTACAGAGGAAGTGACTTTGATTTAAACATATTGGACTACAGGACTGATGATGAGTATTTTGATTCATTGAAGTTGAGTTGGAGAAAGTTTTGTTGCATCCATGTTTTAATATCATTTAGACTGACGATGAGGGTCGAGTGGGTGGTGGGTGTGATGGTCTTGGAGGAAAGGTAGAGTTGAGTGTTGTTGATGTAGCAGTGGATATAGATGCCATGTTGGCTTAGATTTTGATCAGAGGTGAAAGATgtacaggatgaagaggagtGGACGGAGGACTGACCCCTAGGGACACCGTGAGTGACTGTGGGGGTTAACCAGATTCTTTTTAAACAccgtcatgatcttggttttttgtttcctgttttattttgaaatgttcactcccccttgtgtcatgtcttgttttacttcctgttggtgtgtttttccctcacccagtgattgttgatttgatcttCCCGtttccattcaccctgcccttgtgtctttgcctttctcccccagctcgttctctcgtttagtgtctgtgtgtatatatccctgtctgtcccagtgttccctGTTGGTTCGTCATCCATGTTACACCCATGTGGcctcgtgcttccctcgtgcttcTTCGTGCTACCTGGTGTCTTccttggtttgtgttttcagttttattagtCACCTTGTTTTAGATTTGcaagctttgttaaataaagctctctttttgttaaaactttATCTGGCtatctgcatttgggtcctccccttgTACCACAACGTGACAGAACGAAGCGACCAAGTATGGACCCAGCAGACATCATGGACGAGGAGACCTATGATTTAGAGCAcactttaatttgtatttttgggGAGTGGAAAAGGGCTCGCTGTTGGAGGATACGGCAGGCTGTGCTACGGTtagtaaagaaagaaatagctACGAAGCCAGGACTGAAGAGGTTTTTGCTCGAATGGCTACAGGACTTTTCAGCTCACACGCCCCCGCTCCTGTTGCCGGGCTGCGACAGCCCCTTGTTACTGCTGCCGGACCGCTGCAAACCCCAGCACTCCCTTTggctctcgagaccccagcgcTCCCTTTGGCTCTTGAGACCCCAGCGCTGCCTGTGGCTGTCGAAATCCCAGCGCTCCCTTTGGCTGTCGAGACCCCAGCGCTCCCCTTGTCTCTCTTGAGACCCCAGCGCTTTCTTTggctctcgagaccccagctctCCCTTTGGCTCTCCCttgagacccctgtgctccctttggCTCtcggggggcctggctggggccatgtgttttgtcagaggggcacattcaacccaaGCTACATTCAACCCAAGCTACATTCAACCAGAGACAAAAGaggaagcagtgttcaagccttcaatatttttagttaggTATAAATTACAGctcacaacaaaacaataccatgattggtacGTTCCTGACTGATGaaagcatctctccagtgatcaatcatggcattcatgtttttatttaggttcccatggtaacgagtcagaccgttcatactagtgatgggaggttcggctcttttcaaagattcggctaTTTTGGCTATTatggctcttcatttagtatcactcggagccttctattttagcctaatttagcaattataaatggtttgtttgttggtgAGCAATttctcattcagtgttttcataaaagccttatttttattcatttttttgttacaaagaaaatacacagttactattgtttaacatttaatcaaacctttaaattaacaacttaacacagaaccacagcaaacaaatcaaataaataaaggacaaAGTCTGAATCATTATGACAATTTTGctaatttcttcactttctcccgatgCGCTGGCTTtaaatcccccgtctctctctctctgtccctctgtgtacctggcctgtaccactacactcgctgtctttggagcgtgtgccccccttccttctgtcacataatggtatgatcctagtctgtcctcaCAAGTGATTGGCCGCATGGTGTGCTCATCAAAAAAAAGTCCCGCCCCTGCCTGGATCGTCGGAAAAGAAATCAGTACTTTttattgtacaatcttcgttTGGAGGTGGGGGGGCACAGGTGGGTCCATGCTCAGTGTTACACGCCCCGGTTAGCCCCCTCCCTAAAAAAACACCTCTGTTTGCACTGGGCTCTCACGTTTTTATACAACATGTAAATGCATCTAAAATAAGAGTTCATGGTGGATGCTCATGACCTCTTTACTGTAGCTGTAATCTGACTCCACATTATTCTCAGACATCATTAAAGGACCAAAGATCTCTGCAGTGTGCAGAGCAGGAGAACCCTGAAGTGGTGACGTCACACACACTCGGATAAAACATCAGATTTTTAAGTTGTACAAACTATttcaaaacaacatgaacagaCCTGCTACATGTGTTCACAAgtagacacatagagacagttAATGTAGACactcattaatgtgttcacaagtagacacatagagacagttAATGTAGACactcattaatgtgttcacaagtAGACACATAAAGACAGTTAATGTAGACactcattaatgtgttcacacttCATGTTTCTGATGTTCATGTGGTCAACATCCGAGGGTGAAACCTCCAGAgctctgctgctgatgttaACCACATTTTCCCAGAAACACTTCTCCTTCAGTtctcagaaaataaaaaatagaaaagtgcAAAGATACAATGAGGAACCAGCAGGTCTCAGACCACTGTGTGTCTATTAAaactattactatatatatatatatatatatatatatatatatatatatatatatatatatatataaactattgGCATTGCTATTAATATCAATTATAACTAACAATATTCACCAGCTCATCTTCCTCTGTTCTCTCGCTGGTCAAGACCTCACAGTCATCATCACTGTGAATCACTGTAGAGAAGAGAGGCAGCAAAATGCATCAAACTTAAAGTGAATGTTACAAAGTGTTTCACTCTTCTGATATTCACAAGACATTCagagagaataaaaactaatatcaCACATCATCTCAACAGCcaacagaggagagatgaagtgaggaagaggaagtgaccACAGGAAGTAGATGCTGTATTCATGTTTCAGAAGCAGCAGGTTCGACACTTTGACAGTTGAGAGCGAGAGACCAAGAGAGAAGCACGATGGCTGAATTCAGAAGGATCATAATGTCTTCAtttctgatgctgctgctgctgtttacaggtaaacacacatgaaacacacattcaatgaAGAATATTACAAAACTGCATTGATATTACTAATAGTACTTTATTAAGTATTCTTCCTTTAACTGTCACACACAAGTTTTTATTGTAACATGTTGAGTTTAGTGAACtctttcttcatgtgtctctctttttctcaacAGCAGCATCTGGTGATTATTCCTCCATCTTTGTCAGAGTTGGAGATGATGTCACTTTGCCTTTTGAAAATGTGATACATGATGAGAAGTGTGACAGTTATACCTGGATCATGAGTTCTTCAGCGAACACAGTGACGCTGTTTGAACACGGGGAGATTCACAAAGAAGCCGGAGCTAAATCTGATAGACTGAGTGTTACAGAGAAATGTTCTCTGGTTATAAAGAAGGTCACAGTTCATGATGTTGGTCGTTACTTCTGCAGACAGTTCATATCAGGACAACAACATATTGAAGCTGCTCAgtattttctgtctgttgttACCTGTGAGTATTTACAtcttaatgttttctgtcttttagaACAATTTACCgaaacattacaataattatGATCACAGTGAGGAAGTTAATTTTTActcttgttgtctttctctcacaatATCTCCATCTTCAGTGACTGAACATCACAACAATGATCAGGTGACATTACTCTGCTCTGTGTCCATATATGACATCTGTAGACACACAGTGAAGTGGCTGTATGAGGGTGATAAGAATGATGTCACATCACAGAGTAAATGTTCAACCGGGGTCACATTTCCAACAGCTCACTTTAATAGGAGTTATTGTGAGTTATTGAAATGTGCAGTGACAGAtgataacaataacaaagagcATCTGTTCACCTTCAGCCCTCCTCAGTGCTCAGGTGAGAAACCAGGTGAGAATATGATGAGCTGTTAAAAATCACATGTGGATAATTACACCAGATATGTGATTATATTTGAGCTTTTACTATCACATCAttctgacttttgttttatgCAGAAGTTTTTTTAAcgatgcagtttgtttgttttttcttatttcattcCTGAAGGTGATGatgcaacaactacaacatcacCAACAAGAACTAAATGGACAACAGTGAACATGAGCACATCAGGAGGGACGAAGGAAACTGCATCTGAAGATAACAATTTTCCAACAGAACAAGGTGAGTAAAAAAGAACACAAGTATACATCACCTATGGtaatgaaggctgggtcatgaccaaaagaacgagatcacgggtacaagcggccaaaatgggttttctcagacgggtggctggcgtctcccttagagatagggtgagaagctcagccatccgtgagagactcggagtagagccgctgctcctttatgttgaaaggagccagttgaggtgggtcgggcatctagtaaggatgccacttgggcgcctccctaggggggtgttccaggcacgtccagctgggaggataCCCCGGGGAAAACCCAGGAcgcggtggagagattatatcacctcactggcctgggaacgcctcgggatcccccagtcggagctggagaaTGTGGCCCGTAGAAGGAAAGATTGGTTCCTTACTGGGGCTGCTGCCTCCGCGACcagaccccggataagcggtagacgatggatggatggatggattagaGATGTAGAGACAGCACAAGAAGACGCTCACAAACAGCTCATCATCAAAACACCTCAGactgtatttaacatttattttctgtttgttgcatgttgttATTTCATTCCTTAAGATGATGatgcaacaactacaacatcaccaacaacaacTAAATGGACAACAGTGAACATGGGCACATCAGGAGGGACGAAGGAAACTGCATCTGAAGACAACAATAATCCAATAGAACAAGGTGAGTGAAAAGGACATAAGTATAAATCATAGAAAATATTAATAGGAGTTATTATGAGTTATTGAAATGTGAAGTGACAGATCGTTAAGATAAGAAACGGCTTCAGTCCTCAGGTGAGAAACCAGGTGAGAATATGATGAGCTGTTTAAAATCACAGGTGGATAATTACACCAGATATGTGATTATATTTGAGCTTTTACTATCACATttctgacttttgttttgagCAGAAGTTTTTTAAcgatgcagtttgtttgttttttgttatttcattccTTAAGGTGATGATGCAACAACTACGACATCACCAACAAGAACTAAACAGACAACAGTGAACATGAGCACAATAGGAGGGACGAAGGAAACCGCATCTGAAGACAACAATTTTCCAACAGAACAAGGTGAGTGAAAATGACATACTGTAAGTATACATCATAGAAAATCTCTTTCATAGACGTGGAGCAACACTTTAATTAAGATATTAGAGATGTAAAGACAGCACAAGAAGACGCTCACAAACAGCTCATCATCAAAACACCTCAGACTGTATTTAACATTCATTTTCTTGTTGTTGCATCTTGTTATTTCATTCCTTAAGATGATGatgcaacaactacaacatcaccaacaacaacTAAATGGACAACAGTGAACATGGGCACATCAGGAGGGACGAAGGAAACTGCATCTGAAGACAACAATAATCCAATAGAACAAGGTGAGTGAAAAGGACACAAGTATAAATCATAGAAAATATTAATAGGAGTTATTATGAGTTATTGAAATGTGAAGTGACAGATCGTTAAGATAAGAAACGGCTTCAGTCCTCAGGTGAGAAACCAGGTGAGAATATGATGAGCTGTTTAAAATCACAGGTGGATAATTACACCAGATATGTGATTATATTTGAGCTTTTACTATCACATttctgacttttgttttgagCAGAAGTTTTTTAAcgatgcagtttgtttgttttttgttatttcattctTTAAGGTGATGATGCAACAACTACGACATCACCAACAAGAACTAAACAGACAACAGTGAACATGAGCACATCAGGAGGGACGAAGGAAACCGCATCTGAAGACAACAATTTTCCAACAGAACAAGGTGAGTGAAAATGACATACTGTAAGTATACATCATAGAAAATCTCTTTCATAGACGTGGAGCAACACTTTAATTAAGATATTAGAGATGTAAAGACAGCACAAGAAGACGCTCACAAACAGCTCATCATCAAAACACCTCAGACTGTATTTAACATTCATTTTCTTGTTGTTGCATCTTGTTATTTCATTCCTTAAGATGATGatgcaacaactacaacatcaccaacaacaacTAAATGGACAACAGTGAACATGGGCACATCAGGAGGGACGAAGGAAACTGCATCTGAAGACAACAATAATCCAATAGAACAAGGTGAGTGAAAAGGACATAAGTATAAATCATAGAAAATATTAATAGGAGTTATTATGAGATATTGAAATGTGCAGTGACAGATCGTTAAGATAAGAAACGGCTTCTGTTCACCTTCAGCTCTCCTAAGTCCTCAGGTGAGAAACCAGGTGAGAATATGATGAGCTGTTTAAAATCACAGGTGGATAATTACACCAGATATGTGATTATATTTGAGCTTTTACTATCACATttctgacttttgttttgagCAGAACCTTTTTAAcgatgcagtttgtttgttttttgttatttcattccTTAAGGTGATGATGCAACAACTACGACATCACCAACAAGAACTAAACAGACAACAGTGAACATGAGCACAACAGGAGGGATGAAGGAAACCGCATCTGAAGACAACAATTTTCCAACAGAACAAGGTGAGTGAAAATGACATACTGTAAGTATACATCATAGAAAATCTCTTTCATAGACGTAGAGCAACACTTTAATTAAGATATTAGAGATGTAGAGACAGCACAAGAAGACGCTAACAAACAGCTCATCATCAAAACACCTCAGactgtatttaacatttattttctgtttgttgcatgttgttatttcattcctcaagatgatgatgcaacaactacaacatcacCAACAAGAAGTAAACGGACAACAGTGAACATGAGCACATCAGGAGGGACGAAGGAAACTGCATCTGAAGACAACAATTTTCCAACAGAACAAGGTGAGTGAAAAGGATATAAGTATACATCATAGAAAATCTCTTTCATAGACATGGAGCAATACcttaattaaaatattagagATGTAGAGACAGCACAAGAAGACGCTAACAAACAGCTCATCATCAAAACACCTCAGactgtatttaacatttattttctgtttgttgcatgttgttatttcattcctcaagatgatgatgcaacaactacaacatcacCAACAAGAAGTAAACGGACAACAGTGAACATGAGCACATCAGGAGGGACGAAGGAAACTGCATCTGAAGACAACAATTTTCCAACAGAACAAGGTGAGTGAAAAGGATATAAGTATACATCATAGAAAATCTCTTTCATAGACATGGAGCAATACcttaattaaaatattagagATGTAGAGACAGCACAAGAAGACGCTAACAAACAGCTCATCATCAAAACACCTCAGactgtatttaacatttattttctgtttgttgcatgttgttATTTCATTCATAAGGTGATGatgcaacaactacaacatcaccaacaacaacTACTACATCACCAACAAGAACTAAACAGACAACAGTGAACATGAGCACATCAGGAGGGACGAAGGAAACTGCATCTGAAGACAACAATTTTCCAACAGAACAAGGTTAGTGAAAAGAACATAAGTATACATCATCGAACATCTCTTTCATAGACATGGAGCAACACTTCAATTAAGcaaaaactccacagtggcaaagccgcaggggttgatgagatccatccagaaatgctgaaggctttgcgtgttgaggggctgtcgtggttgacacgcctcgttaACATTGTGtcgaagtctgggacagtgtcTAGGAGGTGGCAGAccgggtggtggttcccctatttaaaaagggggacaagagagtgtgtgccaactacaggggtatcacacttctcagcctccctggtaaagtctactccaaggtaatGGAAAGGaaggttcggccggtagtcaaacctctgattgaagaggaacaatacggattccgtcctggtcgtggaacaaaggaccaactcttcactctcgcaaggatcctggagggggcctgggagtacgcccatgtgttttgtggatctggagaaggcgtatgaccgggtcccctgggtgatactgtgggaggtgctttgggagtatggggtgagggggtcacttctgagggccatccaatccctgtacgcccaaagcgagagttgtgtccggatactcggcagtaagttgaactcgttcccagtgaatgttggcctccgccagggctgcgctttatcaccactcctgttcgtgattttcatggacaggatatcgaggcgtagtagtggaggagaggggttgcagttcggtggcctgaggatctcatcgctgctctttgcagatgatgtggtccttatggcatcatcggtctgtgaccttcaaaaGTCACTGGTTCGGTTCGCAGCCAAGaatgaagcggttgggatggggatcagcacctcaaaatcggAAGCCATGGCTCTCTttaggaaaccggtggattgcctactccgggtagggaatgagcccttaccccaagtgaaggagttcaagtacctcggggtcttgttcgcgagtgaggggatgatggagcgagagattggcatGAGAATCTGAgccagcgggggcggtactgcagtcgcatTACCGCAGCGTTGTgaagaaaagagagctgagccagaaggcaaagctctcaatctaccggtcgatcttcgttcctaccctcacctatggtcatgaaggctgggtcatgaccaaaagaacgagatcacgggtacaagcggccaaaatgggttttctcagacgggtggctggcgtctcccttagagatagggtgagaagctcagccatccgtgagagactcggagtagagccgctgctcctttatgttgaaaggagccagttgaggtgggtcgggcatctagtaaggatgccacatgggcgcctccctaggggggtgttccaggcacgtccagctgggaggataCCCCGGGGAAAACCCAGGAcgcggtggagagattatatcacctcactggcctgggaacgcctcgggatcccccagtcggagctggaggatgtggcccgtaGAAGGAAAGATTGGTTCCTTACTGGGGCTGCTGCCTCCGCGACcagaccccggataagcggtagacgatggatggatggatggattagaGATGTAGAGACAGCACAAGAAGACGCTCACAAACAGCTCATCATCAAAACACCTCAGactgtatttaacatttattttctgtttgttgcatgttgttATTTCATTCCTTAAGATGATGatgcaacaactacaacatcaccaacaacaacTAAATGGACAACAGTGAACATGGGCACATCAGGAGGGACGAAGGAAACTGCATCTGAAGACAACAATAATCCAATAGAACAAGGTGAGTGAAAAGGACATAAGTATAAATCATAGAAAATATTAATAGGAGTTATTATGAGTTATTGAAATGTGAAGTGACAGATCGTTAAGATAAGAAACGGCTTCAGTCCTCAGGTGAGAAACCAGGTGAGAATATGATGAGCTGTTTAAAATCACAGGTGGATAATTACACCAGATATGTGATTATATTTGAGCTTTTACTATCACATttctgacttttgttttgagCAGAAGTTTTTTAAcgatgcagtttgtttgttttttgttatttcattctTTAAGGTGATGATGCAACAACTACGACATCACCAACAAGAACTAAACAGACAACAGTGAACATGAGCACAACAGGAGGGACGAAGGAAACCGCATCTGAAGACAACAATTTTCCAACAGAACAAGGTGAGTGAAAATGACATACTGTAAGTATACATCATAGAAAATCTCTTTCATAGACGTGGAGCAACACTTTAATTAAGATATTAGAGATGTAAAGACAGCACAAGAAGACGCTCACAAACAGCTCATCATCAAAACACCTCAGACTGTATTTAACATTCATTTTCTTGTTGTTGCATCTTGTTATTTCATTCCTTAAGATGATGatgcaacaactacaacatcaccaacaacaacTAAATGGACAACAGTGAACATGGGCACATCAGGAGGGACGAAGGAAACTGCATCTGAAGACAACAATAATCCAATAGAACAAGGTGAGTGAAAAGGACATAAGTATAAATCATAGAAAATATTAATAGGAGTTATTATGAGATATTGAAATGTGCAGTGACAGATCGTTAAGATAAGAAACGGCTTCTGTTCACCTTCAGCTCTCCTAAGTCCTCAGGTGAGACACCAGGTGAGAATATGATGAGCTGTTTAAAATCACAGGTGGATAATTACACCAGATATGTGATTATATTTGAGCTTTTACTATCACATttctgacttttgttttgagCAGAACTTTTTTAAcgatgcagtttgtttgttttttgttatttcattccTTAAGGTGATGATGCAACAACTACGACATCACCAACAAGAACTAAACAGACAACAGTGAACATGAGCACAACAGGAGGGATGAAGGAAACCGCATCTGAAGACAACAATTTTCCAACAGAACAAGGTGAGTGAAAATGACATACTGTAAGTATACATCATAGAAAATCTCTTTCATAGACGTAGAGCAACACTTTAATTAAGATATTAGAGATGTAGAGACAGCACAAGAAGACGCTAACAAACAGCTCATCATCAAAACACCTCAGactgtatttaacatttattttctgtttgttgcatgttgttATTTCATTCCTTAAGGTGATGatgcaacaactacaacatcacCAACAAGAACTAAACAGACAACAGTGAACATGACCACATCAGGAGGGACGAAGGAAACTGCATCTGAAGACAACAATTTTCCAACAGAACAAGGTGAGTGAAAAGGACATAAGTATACATCATAGAAAATCTCTTTCATAGACATGGAGCAATACcttaattaaaatattagagATGTAGAGACAGCACAAGAAGACGCTAACAAACAGCTCATCATCAAAACACCTCAGactgtatttaacatttattttctgtttgttgcatgttgttATTTCATTCATAAGGTGATGatgcaacaactacaacatcaccaacaacaacTAAACAGACAACAGTGAACAT
It encodes:
- the LOC115003881 gene encoding salivary glue protein Sgs-3-like, yielding MGTSGGTKETASEDNNNPIEQGDDATTTTSPTRTKQTTVNMSTIGGTKETASEDNNFPTEQDDDATTTTSPTTTKWTTVNMGTSGGTKETASEDNNNPIEQGDDATTTTSPTRTKQTTVNMSTSGGTKETASEDNNFPTEQDDDATTTTSPTTTKWTTVNMGTSGGTKETASEDNNNPIEQGDDATTTTSPTRTKQTTVNMSTTGGMKETASEDNNFPTEQDDDATTTTSPTTTKWTTVNMGTSGGTKETASEDNNNPIEQGDDATTTTSPTRTKQTTVNMSTTGGTKETASEDNNFPTEQDDDATTTTSPTTTKWTTVNMGTSGGTKETASEDNNNPIEQGDDATTTTSPTRTKQTTVNMSTTGGMKETASEDNNFPTEQGDDATTTTSPTRTKQTTVNMTTSGGTKETASEDNNFPTEQGE